From the Cryptococcus neoformans var. neoformans JEC21 chromosome 6 sequence genome, the window CGTCCTGAAAGATCTTTCACCGCTCCTGCAGATGCCGCACCTTATGAAGGTGTTGAGCCTGCGGTCCCGCTTCGTTCGAAGCAGTGGTTTAATGATCCTTCAGACCCCGGTGAATACTCTGATGGCTGGTGTCTTGACGAAGCTGACTCCCAGTTAGCAATGTCTGCCCTTTACCTCGAACGTTACATGAACTTTGGTATCACCCTCGACGAGCTTCGACCAAAGAACCGACCCATTATTGGTATTGCTCAAACTGGGTCAGATTTGTCTCCTTGTAACCGTGGTCATATGGAGCTTGCGAAGCGAGTTCGAGATGGTATCATCGCGAACGGCGGTACTCCCTTCGAATTCCCTTGTCATCCCATACAAGAAACGGGGAAACGACCTACGGCGAGCTTGGATCGAAACCTATCCTATCTGTCTCTTGTTGAGGTGCTTTTTGGGTATCCCCTCGATGGTGTGGTGTTGCTCACTGGCTGTGATAAGACGTAAGTATGGGTAGATTCAAGTAAGTGGCTTACAGTTTGTTAGTACTCCGGCTTTGCTTATGGCTGCCGCTACCGTTAACATCCCTGCTATCTGCATGGTTAGTCTTCTCATGTTCTGTTGCGAAAAGGATTTTTGTTGACGATTGTATTAGAACGTCGGACCTATGCTTAATGGTATGCATAATGGTACCTTTTGAGATTCAGCAGCTGACTCTTATTAGGTTATCGAGGCCACAAACTTATTGGATCGGGCGGTGTTATGTGGGATAGTCGTGCAGAGTATGCTGCTGGAAAGATCAATGAAAGTCAGTTCGTACAGCAGGTTTCGCTTTCTGCTCCCAGGTAAGCACATGtcgccttccttttcctccaaaCACTAAATACAATGAATAGTGTCGGCCATTGCAATACTGTCGTATGTGCTCTCAAGTTTCCTTTTGGCTGTCGCTAATTTGTCATAGGGGACTGCGACTACTATGAACTGCATGGCAGAAGCCCTTGGTATGGCCCTTCCCGGTAGCGCCACCATTCCCGCCGTTTACCGTGAACGAGGCGCTTGCGCTTATGCTACCGGTTTGCGTATTGTCGACTTGGTGCGAGAAGACATCAAGCCCTCCGATGTTCTCACCAAAGAGGCTTTTGAAAACGCTATTGCTGCCAACACGGCTATCGGAGGCTCAACGAATGCCCCTATACATCTCAACGCTGTTGCGAAGCACATTGGAGTTGATCTTTCAGGAGATGATTGGGAGAGGGTGGGGTATCACTTGCCATTGCTAGTAAATGTGCAGCCTGCTGGAGAGTGGCTTATGGAGGAGTATCACAGAGCTGGTGGTCTTCCCTGTACGTCGACAAGGCACAGTATATACTTGCCTTAGCTGACGACCAATAGCTGTCATCGCCGAGCTCATCAAACATAACAAGCTCCCCCATCCCAATGCATTGACTATCACCGGCAAAACTATCAAAGAGAACTGTGAAGGCGACTTTTCCCGCGATCGACGAgtcattcttccttttgacAAGCCTCTGAGAGAGAATGCAGGTTTCCTTCACCTTAAGGGTTCCCTATTCGACAGCGCCATCATGAAGACGTCTGTCATTTCCGATGCTTTCCGCGAACAATATCTTTCCAAACCCGATGATCCCATGGCGTTCGAAGGACCTGTTGCTGTCTTTGACGGTCCAGAAGACTACCACCACCGTATCGAACATTCATCAAAAATCGATGCCGGAACTATCTTGGTCATGAGAGGTGCCGGTCCTCAAGGATACCCTGGTGCCGCCGAAGTCGTCAATATGATTCCGCCCGGAAGGTTGATCAACCAAGGTATTGAGCTACCTTGTATTGGTGATGGCCGACAAAGTGGCACGAGTGGCTCCCCGAGTATCCTGAATGCCGCCCCTGAAGCGGCAACTGGCGGCATGTTAGCATATCTCAAAGATGGCGATCGTCTCAGAATTGACTTGCTCAAACGCACAGCCAACGTCTTATTATCGACTGAAGAGATCGAGGccaggaagaaggaaatgggaCCTTACAAGGTACCAAAGAGTCAAACACCTTGGCAGGAGATCTTCAGAGAGACTGCGAGTGAGTTGAGTGACGGTATGGTGATCAAGGGCGCGGTCAAGTATCAGAGACTCGCTCAGACGGCGGGTGTCCCAAGGCAGAACCACTAATTATAGCGTATAATCGTATGCATTGTATATATTTGGCAGAGTATCGACCCATGGGATGGTTTACAGGAGTCAACATTGCCTTCTCGGCCCGTTCGGCATGATAACATGTGATGTGGACTTCGCGTATATTTCTGATTGTCGATAAATAATCATTTGACTCCAATCTTTAGACTCGTATGCAGGTCCCAGGAACTGCATCAGGAACACATTGATCAAATGATTCGCAAGGATAACAGCGCCCTTTGTATATGTGATCGATGTATGATGCAGTGATGCGCACAATAATTGTGGTCAGCCATCATGTCCGCTGCCGACCAATCTCAAGCGAGGAGTCAATTCGGTGAAATGTGGCTTTTAtccttccacctctttccGCCATTCACATATTTACACTTCGTCTCCACAGCTTATTGGATGCTGGCTTGTCTGGTGACTAAAATATAAGCTTGCAGGGTCCGAAGTGCGCGATGTTGGTACGTGCGCTCGTTTGCCTCACTGATGACTTTTGGGCATGGCTTATTATTGTCTCTTGCAGCTCGTAAATCAGTCCAGACTCAATggtttctttttccattaATCAAGGATCTAGTGGCTCTTGACCCTCATTGAATCTCCATTCTCACGAAGCTGTGTTCAGCCTTTAACAATATGCTGAGGAGGCTACAAAAGGACGTTCTGTTTTTCACAGCCTTTCCGTTCCCGTCGATTATAACACTAAATCGTCTAAGTCTCGGGAAGGAAAGATTTTAAGCTAAGGTATATAAAGAAAAGACAAGATTTATCTTTCCCGGTTGACATTCATCTCTCACCTCTCATTGTCCCAAGCATGTCAGAAACAGAAGATCTCGAACTGCGCGACAGGTCTGTCAAGTCGGTCAAATCTAATTCGGCTGCATCCGTTATCGTTCCTACTTTGAATCCCGGACATGATGCCGAGTCAGCAGCTTCCGCTCTTCCGCCTGTAGACGGCGGCTGGAGGGCATGGTCATTCTTGGTGGCCGCGACTGTCATTGTCATGCTCATATGGGGGCTGCCATATTCTATTGGTGTTTTACATGTGTACTGGACGGATACGCTCATTAAGGGTGAAGGTGCTTCAACTCTGACTCTGGCTGCGACGCTGCAGAACGGCTTGTTGTACATGGCGACAGCTCTTTCGGGCCCGTAGGTACCGTCTTATTGTATATGCATGAAGGTGCTTGATTAACATATTTTAGCCTGTTCACTGCATTTCCAAGATGGCAAAGGGCTTTACAGTATTGCGGTCTATTTGCTGCTGTGATCACTTTCATCAGTAGTGCGTTTGCGACAGAGGTAAGCTAGCAATTCTACCACGAACTCGACTGATAATCAGCCGTGGCACATTCTCGTTGCCTTCGGCCTTATCTATCCTCTTTCTGGAAGTACGTTTCAAAAGATACCTTAGATTCATAATAACTGACTAACCCAGTCTGTTACCTCCCATGTAATACCCTTCTCTTTGAgtacttcttctctcttcgaGGTATCGCAACAGGTGTTGTTTTTGGCGGTACTGGTCTCGGAGGTGCATCAATCCCATTCCTCATGAATGGTCTTCTCAACAAAATTGGATATAAAGCAACGATGATTTCATTCGGTCTTGGGTACCTCGTCATCGGTTCCATTGCCATCGTATTTATTCGACCTCGTATCCCTGTCTCTCGCCAGCAGACgatggagaaaaggaagccTGTTAATTGGTCATTCATGAAGAGTACTCCTCTGATCATCGGAACTATCACTATCTTCTTGATCAGCCTTGGTAACTTCATTCCTAGCTTATGGCTTCCCGGTAAGCACCAGCCCCTTCTGTCAGGTGATGTCTCCCATTAACCAATCCCTCAGCGTACGCCTCTTCGCTCAACCTCACGCATCCTTCAGGAACAGGTCTCATCGCCATTCTAAATGCTGCTTCAGTCCCAGGAAACACTCTCCTTGGCTATCTTTCAGATCACATGCCTGTCCGAAcagtcatcgtcatctcaTGTGTTGGTAGTGGCCTTTCTTGTGCCTTCCTTTGGGGATTTGGTAGCACCGATGGGGTGTTGATTTTGTTTGCGTTGATTTTTGGTTTGCTCGGACCTAGCTTTTCGGCAATCTGGACGCAGATGATTGGCCTCATTTGTAGTAAGTTGGATGATGCTTGAGTGTGGAGGCTGGGCTGAGTGATGGATGCAGAGGACGACCTGATTTCCCCTCCTCTTGTTGTTTCGCTTTTCACCTTTGTTCGAGGGGTTGGGAGCTTAATGAGTGGTGAGTGGGAGTGGATTTCCCAGCAATAAATACCTGACATGAGTGAAGGCCCAATCTCCCAAGCACTGTTGAAGATAAATAACCTTAACGGGAGCATTGGAGCTTACGGATTCAGCAACTATGTGAGCCAATAATAATATTTTCATCTCTAGTTCTTCGTCTAACACTTTCCCAGGGAGTCCTCTTGATCTACGCGTCCGTTACAATCTTGAGCGGTGGTGCTACGGGTTATCTGTTCAAATCGTCATAAATTATCTTCATTCCCTTAGATCTGTTGTAAAACTAGTTTGTTGCTtaagagagaaagagagaaccGGGAAACAGATGTATAACGAACGAAAGACTAAGAACGAAGGCAACTTCATCCCTCCGTATCCCTGaactttttccttcctacTGCCACCACACCTCCACCTAGGCACCGTGCTCGCACTTCCTCGCTAATAAACTCAATACGCAAGGTCACCAGTTTGAGCTCACGGACGTTCCATGTTATGGTGTTCATACTACTAGTGCAAACGAAGGACATTCTTTCGCTTGGTAATTGAATGTACAGTAGACCATATAATCATTCACACGTCGATGCCATGCAAGATGGAAGTAGTCACGTTTGGTTATTAACGGTGACTGGCTTTACCTTTTCTGCAGCTTCAGCCTCCGAGAGTGCTCATTCTACACGAGCCAATTTTGCCCGTCTCTAATCTCACTCACATGCTGCACAGTAGAATTATAAATACAATACCTGTACAATTAACAGTAAAACAATGAGAGCTTGGACAATGAAGAACGTCGACCCATCCTTTTTTGCAGCTCGCTCGCTCGTCATCTCGAGTCGTTATCGTTTTTCGGACAATCCATCGGCTCTCCCGTCGGCGATCAATTTAGGATGTCTGTCATGTCAGGTGAGACCAATCCAGTCACGTGCCTGAACCCCACCTGGCCCGCGTGGGGCTTATAAACAttttcttcgttcttttttttcgctCGTTGGACGGATAATACCCAGAGGTCAGAGATTTATTAGTctcatcttttcttctcctcttgtgCTCTCCTTTCGCTCGGCAGGTTTTGCATTCCTAGCTCTCCAGGGAATATCTAGCTGCCAACTGAAAATGGCAGAGGCAATGGAACTCTCCGACTTCCCTACCCGGCGATCCCAATCAACAATAGATCGCGTTCTAGGCCCCGATCATGACTCTCAAATTGAACCTGTCACTCAAtatgctcttcctcctgtaGATAGCGGTCGACGGGCGTGGACGTTCCTTGCAGCAGCTACATTCGTTGAGATTCTCATTTGGGGTTTGCCGTTCTCTGTCGGTATCCTGCACGTGTACTGGACCAACACTTTGTTCGTCGGGTATGGTGCTTCGACGTTGACCTTGGCAGCCACTCTTCAGACGGGTTTATTGTATATGAGCTGTGCATTTTTCGGACCGTGAGTAAAGTCATCCGCAAGCG encodes:
- a CDS encoding dihydroxy-acid dehydratase, putative, with product MSNGACEGCNCGRAEQLQQEGDIPIDRPERSFTAPADAAPYEGVEPAVPLRSKQWFNDPSDPAMSALYLERYMNFGITLDELRPKNRPIIGIAQTGSDLSPCNRGHMELAKRVRDGIIANGGTPFEFPCHPIQETGKRPTASLDRNLSYLSLVEVLFGYPLDGVVLLTGCDKTTPALLMAAATVNIPAICMNVGPMLNGYRGHKLIGSGGVMWDSRAEYAAGKINESQFVQQVSLSAPSVGHCNTVGTATTMNCMAEALGMALPGSATIPAVYRERGACAYATGLRIVDLVREDIKPSDVLTKEAFENAIAANTAIGGSTNAPIHLNAVAKHIGVDLSGDDWERVGYHLPLLVNVQPAGEWLMEEYHRAGGLPSVIAELIKHNKLPHPNALTITGKTIKENCEGDFSRDRRVILPFDKPLRENAGFLHLKGSLFDSAIMKTSVISDAFREQYLSKPDDPMAFEGPVAVFDGPEDYHHRIEHSSKIDAGTILVMRGAGPQGYPGAAEVVNMIPPGRLINQGIELPCIGDGRQSGTSGSPSILNAAPEAATGGMLAYLKDGDRLRIDLLKRTANVLLSTEEIEARKKEMGPYKVPKSQTPWQEIFRETASELSDGMVIKGAVKYQRLAQTAGVPRQNH
- a CDS encoding transporter, putative, with amino-acid sequence MSETEDLELRDRSVKSVKSNSAASVIVPTLNPGHDAESAASALPPVDGGWRAWSFLVAATVIVMLIWGLPYSIGVLHVYWTDTLIKGEGASTLTLAATLQNGLLYMATALSGPLFTAFPRWQRALQYCGLFAAVITFISSAFATEPWHILVAFGLIYPLSGICYLPCNTLLFEYFFSLRGIATGVVFGGTGLGGASIPFLMNGLLNKIGYKATMISFGLGYLVIGSIAIVFIRPRIPVSRQQTMEKRKPVNWSFMKSTPLIIGTITIFLISLGNFIPSLWLPAYASSLNLTHPSGTGLIAILNAASVPGNTLLGYLSDHMPVRTVIVISCVGSGLSCAFLWGFGSTDGVLILFALIFGLLGPSFSAIWTQMIGLICKDDLISPPLVVSLFTFVRGVGSLMSGPISQALLKINNLNGSIGAYGFSNYGVLLIYASVTILSGGATGYLFKSS